GGGGAAGTGGTGCTGGACAAGTTCGTCGAGCACTACTGCGACCACGTGGACAACCACTCCCGGCAGATCCGCGAGATCCGCCAGAAGTTCGGCGCGCCGGCGGCGGGCGCCTAGGGGGTGGGTTGAGGCGCCGGGCTTGCAAAGCGGCGGCGGGGGCGGTAGGCTGTCCTGCCTCGGCGCAGGAGGCTTTCATGGCTCTGAAGATTTCCAACAAGACCGCGAACGGCGTGATGGTCGTGTATTGCAGCGGCCGCATCGTCTTCGGAGATGAGACCGCCTCCCTGCGCGAGACGGTCAAGAACCTGCTGGCGGAGAACCTTCAGCTCGTCCTCAATCTGGGCGGGGTCAGCTACATCGATAGCGGCGGCCTGGGGACGCTGGTGGGCCTCTATACCTCG
The Terriglobales bacterium DNA segment above includes these coding regions:
- a CDS encoding STAS domain-containing protein, encoding MALKISNKTANGVMVVYCSGRIVFGDETASLRETVKNLLAENLQLVLNLGGVSYIDSGGLGTLVGLYTSAKAAGGNVKLANLTQRVRDQLVLTKLVTVFEFYDSEEQAVASFAPAAS